From a single Centropristis striata isolate RG_2023a ecotype Rhode Island chromosome 14, C.striata_1.0, whole genome shotgun sequence genomic region:
- the matn1 gene encoding cartilage matrix protein, translating into MTPTPPLFLLLLGLIGAQATVDLRTAAAMAAGMCKTRPTDIVFIIDSSRSVRPSEFEQVKVFLAKVIEGLDVGPNATRVGVVNYASRVKSEVSLKTHRTKAGLVKAVTKIEPLSTGTMTGLSIQFALNVAFSEAEGARVKSPDISKVAIIVTDGRPQDNVKDVAQRARDAGIEIFAIGVGRVDMSTLKQMASEPLDDHVDYVESYSVIEKLTKKFQEAFCVSDLCATGDHDCEQVCISSPGSYKCACKDGFTLMDNGRSCSACSNSATDVVFLIDGSKSVRPENFELVKKWINQIVDKLDVSDSKAHVGLVQYSSTVKQEFPLGRYNNKKDLKDAVKKMAYMERGTMTGLALRYLTDNSFSLGQGARPGVAKVGIVFTDGRSQDYIGDAAKKAKEHGFKMYAVGVGNAVEDELKEIASEPTGEHYFYTADFKAMSQIAKKLQINICQEEDPCECDSLVKFQKKVEDALQALTKKYILSSG; encoded by the exons ATGACGCCTACGCCGCCGttgttcctgctgctgctcggcCTCATAGGGGCTCAGGCCACCGTTGATCTCCGCACAGCTGCCGCCATGG CGGCAGGCATGTGCAAAACTCGTCCCACAGACATTGTGTTCATCATCGACAGCAGTCGGAGTGTTCGCCCTTCAGAGTTTGAGCAGGTCAAGGTCTTCCTGGCTAAGGTCATCGAGGGGCTGGATGTTGGACCCAACGCCACCCGTGTGGGAGTTGTCAACTACGCCAGCCGTGTCAAGAGCGAG GTGTCTCTGAAGACACACCGCACCAAAGCCGGGCTGGTTAAGGCTGTGACCAAGATCGAGCCCCTGTCCACTGGAACAATGACCGGTCTGTCCATCCAGTTTGCCCTGAATGTGGCCTTCAGTGAGGCCGAGGGTGCTCGTGTCAAATCTCCTGATATCAGCAAG GTTGCCATTATTGTGACAGACGGGCGTCCCCAGGACAATGTGAAGGATGTGGCTCAGCGTGCACGGGATGCCGGTATTGAGATTTTTGCCATCGGTGTAGGCCGTGTGGACATGAGCACCCTGAAGCAGATGGCCAGCGAACCTTTGGATGACCATGTGGACTACGTGGAGAGCTACAGCGTCATCGAGAAGCTCACCAAGAAGTTCCAGGAGGCCTTCTGTG tgtcggACCTGTGTGCCACCGGGGATCATGACTGTGAGCAGGTATGCATCAGCAGCCCCGGATCATACAAGTGTGCCTGCAAAGATGGCTTTACCCTCATGGACAATGGTCGCAGCTGCAgtg CTTGCAGCAACTCAGCGACAGATGTGGTGTTCCTGATCGACGGCTCTAAGAGCGTGCGCCCTGAGAACTTTGAGCTGGTCAAGAAGTGGATCAACCAGATCGTCGacaaattggatgtttctgatAGCAAGGCTCACGTTGGACTGGTTCAGTACTCCAGCACAGTCAAACAG GAGTTCCCCCTGGGCCGctacaacaacaagaaagacCTGAAGGACGCTGTGAAGAAGATGGCCTACATGGAGAGGGGAACCATGACAGGACTGGCTCTCCGCTATTTGACAGACAACAGTTTCAGCCTCGGTCAGGGCGCTCGGCCTGGAGTCGCCAAGGTGGGCATCGTCTTCACTGATGGACGCAGCCAGGACTACATTGGGGATGCCGCTAAGAAGGCCAAGGAGCATG GCTTCAAGATGTACGCTGTTGGAGTTGGCAATGCAGTGGAGGATGAGCTGAAAGAGATCGCCTCCGAGCCAACTGGAGAGCACTACTTCTACACCGCCGACTTCAAGGCCATGTCCCAGATCGCCAAGAAGCTGCAGATTAACATCTGTCAAG AAGAGGACCCTTGCGAATGCGACTCCCTTGTAAAGTTCCAAAAGAAAGTAGAAGACGCCCTACAGGcactaacaaaaaaatatatcctTTCCAGCGGGTGA
- the sesn2 gene encoding sestrin-2 isoform X1, translated as MASNAAAGFTCKANGDNKPGRGSGSGSSSRRQQSESESDVGPKSLARLCSRDEEERAAALEELNQAVLAGLKLDRPGSARLSEQTLLQLLRLSRSCPLGEVRERATELLRTAQEQGVEVPRALASGPSAFIPAKEMLKNGPDQDILIESFLSLGRVDHITMVMALHPAYLSCFLRTQHALLEMDGPLPRHWRHYIALMAAARHHCSYVVQQHSAGFLEAGGEESWLSGLEHAPTKLRSLQTLNKLLAHRPWLITQQHIQELVCPGADPRWSLAELIHAVVLMAHAHSLCSFVWGCGLNPEPDHVGGYTYQLPSPSHLPRSPHSPHSPAHEDGRQELVDGAMEVEVLMQRMVELQQQEEECTQEEMVTRFERERSESIPTAVVRGAPPDLVLRLVEEPEFRYEDFAPRGEQSPPTMRAQDYSWEDHGFSLVNRLLPDMGQHLDEKFQVVSNLTYHRMAMHEDVDTHTLRKALWNYIHCLYGIRYDDYDYGSVNVLLERSLKVFVKTMACHPEQTTARVYHAFWRHFRHSEKVHANLIVMEARLQAALLYTLRAITHYMR; from the exons ATGGCCAGTAATGCCGCTGCAGGGTTCACCTGCAAGGCTAACGGGGACAACAAACCGGGGCGAGGGTCCGGTTCTGGCAGCAGCTCACGTCGCCAACAGTCAGAGTCAGAGTCCGACGTTGGCCCGAAAAGCTTAGCAAGGCTGTGCAGCAGGGACGAGGAGGAGCGAGCGGCGGCTCTGGAGGAGCTCAACCAAGCGGTCCTGGCAGGTTTGAAGCTGGACCGGCCCGGTTCGGCACGGCTGAGTGAACAAACACTCCTACAGCTGCTTCGTCTGTCCCGGTCGTGTCCACTGGGGGAGGTCCGGGAGAGAGCAACTGAGCTGCTGCGAACCGCACAG GAACAAGGAGTGGAAGTACCACGGGCACTGGCATCAGGTCCAAGTGCCTTTATTCCAGCAAAAGAG ATGTTGAAAAACGGACCAGACCAGGACATCCTTATCGAATCTTTCCTTTCATTGGGTCGCGTGGACCACATCACCATGGTGATGGCGCTGCACCCTGCTTACCTCAGCTGCTTCCTGAGGACCCAGCACGCTTTGTTAGAGATGGACGGCCCCTTGCCCCGTCACTGGAGACATTATATTGCTCTTATG GCTGCAGCTCGACACCACTGCTCGTACGTGGTGCAGCAGCACAGCGCTGGCTTCCTGGAGGCTGGAGGGGAGGAGAGCTGGCTGAGCGGCCTCGAGCATGCTCCCACCAAGCTCCGCAGCCTGCAAACACTTAACAAGCTGCTGGCACACAGACCCTGGCTCATcacacagcagcacatacaG GAGCTGGTGTGTCCCGGAGCAGATCCTCGCTGGTCATTGGCTGAACTCATCCATGCTGTGGTCCTGATGGCACACGCTCACTCACTCTGCTCTTTTGTGTGGGGCTGCGGCTTAAACCCTGAACCCGACCACGTTGGAGGTTATACCTACCAACTTCCATCTCCCAGTCACCTTCCTCGTAGCCCTCATAGCCCTCATAGCCCTGCTCATGAGGACGGCAGGCAAGAG tTGGTTGACGGAGCGATGGAGGTGGAGGTGTTGATGCAGAGGAtggtggagctgcagcagcaggaggaggagtgcACACAGGAGGAAATGGTGACTCgctttgagagagagaggagcgagAGCATACCAACCG CGGTGGTGCGTGGAGCGCCGCCAGACCTGGTGCTGCGTCTGGTGGAGGAGCCAGAGTTCAGATACGAGGACTTCGCCCCCAGAGGAGAGCAGTCCCCACCCACCATGAGAGCCCAG GACTACTCATGGGAGGACCACGGCTTCTCTCTGGTCAACAGACTACTGCCTGACATGGGCCAGCACCTGGATGAAAAATTCCAG gtTGTGAGCAACCTGACCTACCACAGGATGGCCATGCATGAAGATGTGGACACTCATACTCTGAGAAAAGCTCTGTGGAACTACATCCACTGTCTGTACGGGATACG CTACGATGATTACGACTACGGCAGCGTGAACGTGCTGTTGGAGCGCTCTCTGAAGGTGTTTGTTAAAACCATGGCCTGCCACCCTGAGCAGACCACTGCACGCGTTTACCACGCCTTCTGGAGACACTTCAGACACTCTGAAAAG GTTCATGCGAACCTAATAGTGATGGAAGCCCGCCTCCAAGCAGCCCTTCTTTATACCTTACGAGCCATCACGCACTATATGAGATGA
- the sesn2 gene encoding sestrin-2 isoform X2, which produces MQDCAVVCTNKQAGHAPSRCPEKHIRQTHPRAFSQPTVASRNEKSPTAFDAFPVYFSSLLEMTSCDLRYSAACFPIMSEQGVEVPRALASGPSAFIPAKEMLKNGPDQDILIESFLSLGRVDHITMVMALHPAYLSCFLRTQHALLEMDGPLPRHWRHYIALMAAARHHCSYVVQQHSAGFLEAGGEESWLSGLEHAPTKLRSLQTLNKLLAHRPWLITQQHIQELVCPGADPRWSLAELIHAVVLMAHAHSLCSFVWGCGLNPEPDHVGGYTYQLPSPSHLPRSPHSPHSPAHEDGRQELVDGAMEVEVLMQRMVELQQQEEECTQEEMVTRFERERSESIPTAVVRGAPPDLVLRLVEEPEFRYEDFAPRGEQSPPTMRAQDYSWEDHGFSLVNRLLPDMGQHLDEKFQVVSNLTYHRMAMHEDVDTHTLRKALWNYIHCLYGIRYDDYDYGSVNVLLERSLKVFVKTMACHPEQTTARVYHAFWRHFRHSEKVHANLIVMEARLQAALLYTLRAITHYMR; this is translated from the exons ATGCAAGACTGTGCGGTGGTGTGCACAAACAAGCAGGCCGGACACGCCCCCTCCCGGTGCCctgaaaaacacatcagacaGACACACCCCCGAGCCTTTTCACAGCCCACTGTCGCTTCTAGAAATGAGAAAAGTCCAACTGCGTTTGACGCCTTTCCAGTTTATTTCTCCTCTCTGTTGGAAATGACAAGCTGTGACTTGCGGTATTCTGCTGCCTGCTTTCCGATTATGTCG GAACAAGGAGTGGAAGTACCACGGGCACTGGCATCAGGTCCAAGTGCCTTTATTCCAGCAAAAGAG ATGTTGAAAAACGGACCAGACCAGGACATCCTTATCGAATCTTTCCTTTCATTGGGTCGCGTGGACCACATCACCATGGTGATGGCGCTGCACCCTGCTTACCTCAGCTGCTTCCTGAGGACCCAGCACGCTTTGTTAGAGATGGACGGCCCCTTGCCCCGTCACTGGAGACATTATATTGCTCTTATG GCTGCAGCTCGACACCACTGCTCGTACGTGGTGCAGCAGCACAGCGCTGGCTTCCTGGAGGCTGGAGGGGAGGAGAGCTGGCTGAGCGGCCTCGAGCATGCTCCCACCAAGCTCCGCAGCCTGCAAACACTTAACAAGCTGCTGGCACACAGACCCTGGCTCATcacacagcagcacatacaG GAGCTGGTGTGTCCCGGAGCAGATCCTCGCTGGTCATTGGCTGAACTCATCCATGCTGTGGTCCTGATGGCACACGCTCACTCACTCTGCTCTTTTGTGTGGGGCTGCGGCTTAAACCCTGAACCCGACCACGTTGGAGGTTATACCTACCAACTTCCATCTCCCAGTCACCTTCCTCGTAGCCCTCATAGCCCTCATAGCCCTGCTCATGAGGACGGCAGGCAAGAG tTGGTTGACGGAGCGATGGAGGTGGAGGTGTTGATGCAGAGGAtggtggagctgcagcagcaggaggaggagtgcACACAGGAGGAAATGGTGACTCgctttgagagagagaggagcgagAGCATACCAACCG CGGTGGTGCGTGGAGCGCCGCCAGACCTGGTGCTGCGTCTGGTGGAGGAGCCAGAGTTCAGATACGAGGACTTCGCCCCCAGAGGAGAGCAGTCCCCACCCACCATGAGAGCCCAG GACTACTCATGGGAGGACCACGGCTTCTCTCTGGTCAACAGACTACTGCCTGACATGGGCCAGCACCTGGATGAAAAATTCCAG gtTGTGAGCAACCTGACCTACCACAGGATGGCCATGCATGAAGATGTGGACACTCATACTCTGAGAAAAGCTCTGTGGAACTACATCCACTGTCTGTACGGGATACG CTACGATGATTACGACTACGGCAGCGTGAACGTGCTGTTGGAGCGCTCTCTGAAGGTGTTTGTTAAAACCATGGCCTGCCACCCTGAGCAGACCACTGCACGCGTTTACCACGCCTTCTGGAGACACTTCAGACACTCTGAAAAG GTTCATGCGAACCTAATAGTGATGGAAGCCCGCCTCCAAGCAGCCCTTCTTTATACCTTACGAGCCATCACGCACTATATGAGATGA